A genomic window from Methanobrevibacter gottschalkii DSM 11977 includes:
- a CDS encoding methyltransferase domain-containing protein — protein sequence MKFKTTSYHFDLLKDNDRVSAFFEAINDYEGNNNLAYDLGCGIGVLSYFLKDHFGEVTSLEIDKKAYCCAKENLKSFDNVEVVNEDVLKYNFTKKADLIVCEMLDTALIDEEEIPVLNYAKQFLKEDGKIIPQGIINTAELVNLERHYVHWDEEVNYEVYSKPIVYSEFNFLNEINPEFGAYLTLKTDKSGIINGLKITSYTKLNDKLIVGPSPMLNPPLLIPLDEKSVNVNDLINVKLKYIMGNGIESIRTEYY from the coding sequence ATGAAATTTAAAACAACATCTTACCATTTTGATTTACTTAAAGATAATGATAGAGTTTCTGCTTTTTTTGAGGCCATAAATGATTATGAGGGAAATAATAATTTAGCTTATGATTTGGGATGCGGTATTGGTGTTTTGTCTTACTTTTTAAAGGATCATTTCGGGGAAGTCACTTCTCTTGAAATTGATAAAAAAGCATATTGTTGTGCTAAAGAAAATTTAAAGTCATTCGATAATGTTGAAGTAGTTAATGAGGATGTTTTGAAATATAATTTTACAAAAAAAGCGGATTTGATTGTTTGTGAAATGTTAGACACTGCATTAATAGATGAAGAAGAGATACCTGTTCTTAATTATGCTAAACAATTTTTAAAAGAAGATGGCAAGATTATACCTCAGGGAATTATTAACACTGCCGAACTTGTTAATCTTGAAAGACATTATGTTCATTGGGATGAGGAAGTAAATTATGAAGTGTATTCAAAGCCAATAGTCTATTCCGAATTCAATTTTTTAAATGAAATTAATCCGGAATTTGGGGCGTATCTGACATTAAAAACAGATAAATCTGGGATTATTAATGGATTGAAGATTACAAGTTATACTAAACTTAACGATAAGTTAATTGTTGGACCATCGCCAATGTTAAACCCACCATTATTAATTCCATTAGATGAAAAGTCAGTAAATGTAAATGATTTAATAAATGTAAAACTAAAATATATAATGGGAAATGGAATAGAAAGTATTCGCACTGAATATTATTAA
- the hycI gene encoding hydrogenase maturation peptidase HycI yields the protein MGVGNELKSDDGVGPFIIKKLIEENIVNDNLILINAETVPENFTGKIRKEQPSHIIIVDACLMGAQPGDIKIVDKDDFANIGISTHSMSLSYFVRYLERSNDFKIIFVGIEPETMEWGENPTEKVENTAYYFIDLLKECIL from the coding sequence TTGGGTGTTGGTAACGAGCTTAAAAGTGATGATGGTGTTGGACCTTTTATTATTAAGAAATTAATTGAGGAAAATATTGTTAATGATAATTTAATACTGATTAATGCCGAGACGGTTCCTGAAAATTTCACAGGCAAAATCAGAAAAGAACAACCAAGCCACATAATTATTGTTGATGCATGTTTAATGGGAGCTCAACCGGGAGATATCAAAATTGTTGATAAAGATGATTTTGCAAATATTGGCATTTCAACTCATTCAATGTCATTATCCTATTTTGTTAGATATTTAGAAAGAAGTAATGACTTTAAAATAATATTTGTTGGAATTGAACCTGAAACTATGGAGTGGGGTGAAAATCCGACAGAAAAAGTTGAAAATACTGCTTATTATTTCATTGATTTGTTAAAGGAGTGTATATTATGA